A single genomic interval of Microbacterium hydrocarbonoxydans harbors:
- a CDS encoding GntR family transcriptional regulator: protein MIEEGKPLFLQIAEQIEDSILDGSLPEETQAPSTNELAGFYRINPATAAKGVAMLTDKGVLYKRRGIGMFVAAGAKDLLLGERRAAFADRYIDPLLAEARTLGLGADDLAALLRERAAHTAQSAQPAQPAQATQTEGKNPA from the coding sequence GTGATCGAAGAAGGCAAGCCGCTCTTCCTCCAGATCGCCGAGCAGATCGAGGACTCGATCCTCGACGGCTCGCTGCCGGAGGAGACTCAGGCGCCCTCGACGAACGAGCTCGCCGGCTTCTATCGGATCAACCCCGCCACCGCAGCGAAGGGAGTCGCCATGCTCACCGACAAGGGCGTGCTGTACAAGCGCCGCGGCATCGGCATGTTCGTCGCCGCCGGCGCGAAGGATCTGCTCCTCGGCGAGCGCCGCGCCGCGTTCGCCGACCGCTACATCGACCCGCTTCTCGCCGAAGCTCGCACCCTGGGCCTCGGCGCCGACGACCTCGCCGCGCTGCTCCGTGAGCGCGCGGCGCACACTGCACAGTCAGCACAACCAGCACAGCCAGCACAAGCCACCCAGACAGAAGGGAAGAACCCCGCATGA
- a CDS encoding ABC transporter ATP-binding protein has product MTAVIEVQDLTKRYKDKRALDNVSLSLEGGAIYGLLGRNGAGKTTLMSILTAQNFESSGTVRVFGEHPYENARVLNRICFVRESQKYPDDAYPRHAFKAASLFFHNWNQELADELVEQFQLPMKQTIKKLSRGQLSAVGVIIGLASRAELTFFDEPYLGLDAVARQIFYDRLLEDYAEHPRTIILSSHLIDEVSNLIEKVIVIDNGRILLNEDTDAVRDRAVTVVGDAAKVDAWASDREVLHREALGRVASVTVLGALSPAERAEVTASGLDLAPVSLQQLIVRLTQKTEADSATRGSLAKEEVR; this is encoded by the coding sequence ATGACCGCCGTCATCGAGGTGCAGGACCTCACGAAGAGATACAAAGACAAGCGCGCACTCGACAACGTCTCGCTGAGCCTCGAGGGCGGAGCGATCTACGGACTGCTCGGCCGCAACGGGGCGGGCAAGACCACACTCATGTCGATCCTGACCGCGCAGAACTTCGAGTCATCCGGAACCGTCAGGGTCTTCGGGGAGCATCCGTACGAGAACGCGCGTGTCCTCAACCGCATCTGCTTCGTGCGTGAGAGCCAGAAGTACCCGGATGACGCCTACCCGCGTCACGCTTTCAAGGCGGCGAGCCTCTTCTTCCACAACTGGAACCAGGAGCTCGCCGACGAACTCGTCGAGCAGTTCCAGCTGCCGATGAAGCAGACGATCAAGAAGCTCTCCCGCGGTCAGCTCTCGGCAGTCGGCGTGATCATCGGACTCGCCTCGCGCGCCGAGCTGACGTTCTTCGACGAGCCCTACCTCGGTCTCGATGCGGTTGCCAGACAGATCTTCTACGATCGCCTGCTCGAGGACTACGCCGAGCATCCGCGCACGATCATCCTCTCGTCGCACCTGATCGACGAGGTCTCGAACCTCATCGAGAAGGTCATCGTGATCGACAACGGCCGCATCCTCCTCAACGAGGACACGGATGCCGTCCGCGACCGCGCCGTCACGGTCGTCGGCGACGCCGCCAAGGTCGACGCCTGGGCGTCCGACCGCGAGGTGCTGCACCGGGAGGCGCTCGGACGCGTGGCATCCGTCACCGTGCTCGGCGCGCTGTCTCCCGCCGAGCGGGCCGAGGTCACGGCATCCGGTCTGGATCTCGCCCCGGTGTCACTGCAGCAGCTGATCGTCCGACTCACCCAGAAGACCGAGGCGGACTCGGCCACGAGAGGTTCACTCGCGAAGGAGGAGGTGCGCTGA
- a CDS encoding FUSC family protein: MTNLITRLGPRRTGIVRALHDAVRPARLLLVAKTALAVGLAWTLAPHMPGVTDEYPYYAPLGALVSMYPTLMGSVRSGLQTLLGLATGIALAAIVVLTVGPTWWTIPAVVGIGVLVSGTGWFGVGREYVPMAALFVLIIGGENADEYSLGYLVQMGVGVVVGLVVNVVIAPAPLTLAAAARVEAFRLQLSEHLHDIGAAVSESWPPEHQQWAEDAASLADTTAELRAALSEADDSRRGNPRARGRRGETQHIHEELSRLDRIAHLIRDISDEIADTIWDRPGALVLDPALPDPLSAACHAVAEVIAQDDPATSEDHRERAEAARAIRLLLETVDDRTLAARRSMGPGVLTAMHLRRILIVSGHREPDEEAGVEEDQEREDEPRGEDEPESR, from the coding sequence GTGACGAACCTGATCACCCGCCTCGGTCCTCGGCGCACGGGGATCGTGCGCGCTCTGCATGACGCCGTCAGACCGGCGCGCCTGCTCCTGGTGGCGAAGACCGCTCTCGCCGTCGGCCTCGCCTGGACCCTCGCGCCCCACATGCCGGGGGTCACCGACGAGTACCCGTACTACGCGCCGCTCGGCGCCCTCGTCAGCATGTATCCCACGCTGATGGGGTCGGTGCGGTCCGGCCTGCAGACGCTGCTCGGCCTCGCGACAGGCATCGCGCTCGCGGCGATCGTGGTGCTCACGGTCGGCCCGACGTGGTGGACGATCCCGGCCGTCGTCGGCATCGGCGTGCTCGTCTCGGGAACCGGCTGGTTCGGCGTCGGCCGCGAGTACGTGCCGATGGCGGCGCTCTTCGTACTCATCATCGGCGGCGAGAACGCCGACGAGTACTCGCTGGGATACCTCGTGCAGATGGGGGTCGGCGTGGTCGTCGGGCTCGTCGTGAACGTGGTGATCGCCCCCGCACCGCTCACGCTGGCCGCCGCGGCCAGGGTCGAGGCGTTCCGGCTGCAACTGAGCGAGCACCTGCACGACATCGGCGCAGCCGTCTCGGAGTCCTGGCCCCCTGAGCATCAGCAGTGGGCCGAGGATGCCGCCTCGCTCGCCGACACGACGGCCGAGTTGCGCGCTGCGCTGTCGGAGGCCGACGACAGCCGACGCGGCAATCCGAGGGCGCGCGGACGCCGGGGCGAGACTCAGCACATCCACGAGGAGCTGAGTCGACTCGACCGAATCGCGCACCTCATCCGGGACATCTCGGACGAGATCGCCGACACGATCTGGGATCGGCCGGGCGCTCTCGTGCTCGACCCTGCACTGCCGGACCCTCTGTCGGCCGCGTGCCATGCGGTCGCCGAGGTCATCGCACAGGACGACCCTGCGACGTCGGAGGATCATCGCGAGCGCGCCGAGGCTGCCAGAGCCATCCGACTGCTGCTCGAGACGGTCGACGACCGCACGCTCGCCGCGCGTCGCTCGATGGGCCCAGGAGTGCTCACCGCCATGCACCTGCGCCGCATCCTGATCGTCAGCGGGCACCGAGAGCCAGACGAGGAGGCGGGCGTCGAGGAGGATCAGGAGCGCGAGGACGAACCGAGGGGCGAGGACGAACCGGAGTCGCGGTGA
- a CDS encoding winged helix-turn-helix domain-containing protein, whose protein sequence is MGEPQQDAEQVWMTSAMLKAYAHPLRRQMIRLFSRREYLRAADVAADLDVPANSASFHLRVLADAGLIEEAPEHARDRRDRVWKARKGAINVGGPEHPVPDEALGTAMVRSLADDHQQMMARVVAWTPEYLSGRTTEVHATFSQRMVRLTEVEFDAVMERIHEVITEAVDAHDSSDPAGRPWQIDILAADDLI, encoded by the coding sequence ATGGGTGAGCCGCAGCAGGATGCCGAACAGGTCTGGATGACGTCGGCGATGCTGAAGGCCTACGCGCATCCGCTGCGGCGTCAGATGATCCGGCTGTTCTCCCGCCGTGAGTACCTCCGCGCCGCCGACGTCGCCGCCGACCTCGACGTCCCGGCCAACAGCGCGAGCTTCCACCTGCGGGTTCTCGCCGACGCCGGCCTCATCGAAGAGGCCCCGGAGCATGCACGGGATCGTCGTGATCGTGTGTGGAAAGCCCGCAAGGGCGCGATCAACGTGGGCGGACCCGAGCATCCGGTTCCCGACGAGGCGCTCGGCACAGCCATGGTGCGCTCGCTGGCCGACGATCACCAGCAGATGATGGCACGGGTGGTCGCCTGGACGCCGGAATACCTCTCGGGCCGCACGACGGAGGTTCACGCCACCTTCTCGCAGCGCATGGTCAGACTCACCGAGGTCGAGTTCGATGCGGTGATGGAGCGGATCCACGAGGTCATCACCGAGGCCGTCGACGCGCACGACTCGTCAGACCCGGCCGGTCGCCCGTGGCAGATCGACATCCTCGCCGCCGACGACCTGATCTGA
- a CDS encoding MFS transporter, with protein sequence MTTVTAPHRLWQNPRYLTWLVSDTSKGLAAALFAFAIPLLALIVTNDPAQAGIIGGAGMAARLVFTLAGGVLADRHPRIVLMLIGALAGILLSGAFTVLALLDALTFGTLLAANILLAARGGLFDVAGESAIKEIVPDDAMGRAQAANQGRDAALQLAGGPLGGLLLGAGGWLVGVAMTLCHGIAAATAWMLHRQARRAGIVDTGADADEPRVGASSENPAADAEAEADAVAAAPAGSSAWAELREGFGWLLSRPDLGGVLLIITIINLGFNAAITTVIYALQQAGYSELLIGSLSAAVGAVMLVGAVVAPLLVPRIRAGVLAISGLSVVAIGAIVLSMVTKPWAIVVVLGASVLLLPSLNAGMMGYFMVATPTRLLGRANSAAGVLGMGALPLAPLIAGFGLSWIGREWTMLVCAALCVLAVALALGNRALRALPVEARWAEHARQYETA encoded by the coding sequence ATGACGACCGTGACAGCACCGCATCGGCTGTGGCAGAACCCCCGCTACCTGACCTGGCTCGTGAGCGACACGAGCAAGGGACTAGCCGCCGCTCTGTTCGCGTTCGCGATCCCGCTGCTCGCGCTGATCGTGACGAACGACCCCGCGCAGGCGGGCATCATCGGCGGTGCGGGGATGGCTGCGCGTCTCGTGTTCACGCTCGCAGGCGGGGTGCTCGCCGACCGGCATCCGCGTATCGTCCTGATGCTGATCGGGGCGCTCGCCGGCATCCTGCTCTCCGGCGCCTTCACCGTGCTGGCACTCCTGGATGCGCTGACCTTCGGCACGCTGCTGGCCGCGAACATCTTGCTCGCCGCCCGCGGCGGACTCTTCGACGTCGCGGGCGAGAGCGCCATCAAGGAGATCGTCCCCGATGACGCGATGGGACGGGCGCAGGCGGCGAATCAGGGGCGCGACGCCGCACTGCAGCTCGCCGGCGGGCCGCTGGGCGGGCTGCTGCTGGGCGCCGGCGGGTGGCTCGTCGGAGTCGCGATGACGCTCTGCCACGGGATCGCCGCAGCAACCGCATGGATGCTGCATCGCCAGGCCCGCCGCGCGGGGATCGTCGACACGGGGGCGGATGCCGACGAGCCTCGCGTGGGCGCCTCGTCGGAGAACCCAGCGGCGGATGCAGAGGCCGAGGCGGATGCAGTGGCCGCAGCGCCCGCCGGGAGCAGCGCATGGGCAGAGTTGCGTGAGGGATTCGGATGGCTGCTCTCGCGACCCGACCTCGGCGGCGTGCTGCTGATCATCACCATCATCAACCTCGGCTTCAATGCCGCGATCACGACCGTCATCTACGCCCTGCAGCAAGCCGGATACTCGGAACTTCTGATCGGCAGCCTCAGCGCAGCCGTCGGAGCCGTGATGCTCGTCGGAGCGGTGGTCGCCCCGCTCCTCGTGCCACGGATCAGAGCAGGAGTACTGGCGATCAGCGGGCTCTCAGTCGTGGCGATCGGCGCGATCGTGCTTTCCATGGTCACGAAACCTTGGGCGATCGTCGTGGTGCTCGGCGCATCCGTGCTGCTGCTCCCCTCCCTCAATGCCGGGATGATGGGCTACTTCATGGTCGCGACTCCGACCCGGCTGCTCGGGCGGGCGAACAGCGCGGCGGGCGTGCTGGGCATGGGCGCGCTGCCCCTCGCGCCGCTGATCGCCGGCTTCGGGCTCAGCTGGATCGGCCGCGAATGGACCATGCTCGTCTGCGCAGCCCTGTGCGTCCTCGCCGTCGCGCTCGCGCTGGGCAACCGTGCTCTGCGCGCCCTGCCGGTCGAAGCGCGGTGGGCCGAGCACGCCAGGCAGTACGAGACCGCCTGA
- a CDS encoding SDR family NAD(P)-dependent oxidoreductase — protein MDLVLQGKRAFISGSSQGIGYAVASALAAEGVEVVLNGRDAGRLDRAVERLRDEQPGARVSGLVADFSQAAEVTALTEALGEVDILVNNVGLFGLADFASIADDEWTRYFEVNVMSGVRLSRAVLGGMLARGSGRIIFISSESGVNVPADMVHYGMTKAAMLAVGNGLAKLTRGTSVTVNTVLGGPTFSDGVAASVAAVADAQALPVEEMKDAIIGQNRTTLLERFIDPTEIANLVAFLSSPLSSATNGAAVRADGGVLTAIL, from the coding sequence ATGGATCTGGTACTGCAGGGCAAGAGGGCGTTCATCAGTGGCTCGAGTCAGGGGATCGGGTATGCCGTGGCATCCGCCCTGGCGGCCGAAGGCGTGGAGGTGGTGCTGAACGGGCGCGACGCGGGGCGCCTCGATCGGGCGGTGGAGCGGCTGCGCGACGAGCAGCCGGGTGCGCGAGTGTCGGGTCTCGTGGCGGACTTCTCGCAGGCGGCAGAGGTGACCGCGCTCACCGAGGCGCTGGGTGAGGTGGACATCCTGGTGAACAACGTCGGTCTCTTCGGTCTCGCCGACTTCGCGTCGATCGCCGATGACGAGTGGACGCGATACTTCGAGGTCAACGTGATGAGCGGTGTGCGGCTGTCCCGGGCAGTGCTCGGCGGGATGCTCGCACGAGGGTCCGGCCGGATCATCTTCATCAGCAGCGAGTCCGGTGTCAACGTGCCGGCGGACATGGTGCACTACGGGATGACGAAGGCGGCCATGCTCGCCGTCGGGAACGGGCTGGCCAAGCTCACCCGCGGGACCTCGGTGACTGTCAACACCGTCCTCGGCGGACCCACGTTCTCCGACGGAGTGGCCGCATCCGTGGCGGCGGTGGCGGATGCTCAGGCGCTGCCTGTGGAGGAGATGAAGGACGCCATCATCGGCCAGAACCGGACGACTCTCCTGGAGCGCTTCATCGACCCGACGGAGATCGCGAATCTGGTCGCCTTCCTCTCGAGCCCGCTCTCCTCGGCGACGAACGGTGCCGCCGTGCGCGCGGACGGCGGAGTGCTCACCGCGATCCTGTGA
- a CDS encoding MarR family winged helix-turn-helix transcriptional regulator, whose translation MSENPIAGPLSADELDIWAPVATLLERLPTALDAQLQRDSGLTHFEHGILYALDSAPDRTLRLSILAGYASCTLSRLSRAVSRLEAKGWVRRATDPTDGRFTLGILTPSGHDKVAESTPAHHALVRELVFESLTAAQRRQLRMISQRISAAIGPDESWRPPTLERP comes from the coding sequence ATGTCTGAGAATCCGATCGCCGGTCCACTGAGCGCGGACGAACTGGACATCTGGGCACCCGTCGCGACGCTGCTCGAGCGACTCCCGACCGCACTCGACGCCCAGCTCCAGCGCGACAGCGGGCTGACCCACTTCGAGCACGGCATCCTGTACGCGCTCGATTCCGCCCCCGATCGCACACTGCGCCTCAGCATCCTCGCCGGCTACGCCAGCTGCACCCTCTCGCGGCTCTCCCGGGCGGTCTCCCGACTGGAGGCCAAAGGATGGGTCCGCCGCGCGACCGACCCCACCGACGGGCGGTTCACCCTGGGCATCCTCACCCCGAGCGGGCACGACAAGGTGGCCGAGTCGACCCCTGCGCATCATGCGCTGGTGCGCGAACTGGTCTTCGAGAGCCTGACCGCGGCTCAGCGTCGCCAGCTGCGCATGATCAGCCAGAGGATCTCGGCCGCGATCGGCCCTGACGAGTCGTGGCGGCCGCCGACGCTCGAGCGCCCGTGA
- a CDS encoding GyrI-like domain-containing protein, which yields MSALQITQKPLPYVRLAALTETVASQPEVAAVVGPLFDRVADAIIASGGEPGLPIAEYDMNKHGVRITAGFVYDGPAVDGIVIVELPAVDAAFTATHLGTMARIDDSWHAVNQAILANGSTAVGACREVYLQSESEDQADWVTELQQPVASS from the coding sequence ATGTCCGCCCTGCAGATCACACAGAAACCGCTCCCTTACGTCCGCCTCGCTGCGCTGACCGAGACCGTCGCGTCCCAACCCGAGGTCGCGGCCGTCGTGGGTCCGCTGTTCGATCGGGTGGCCGATGCGATCATCGCCTCCGGCGGCGAGCCGGGGCTGCCGATCGCGGAGTACGACATGAACAAGCACGGTGTGCGGATCACAGCCGGTTTCGTCTACGACGGTCCCGCCGTCGATGGGATCGTCATCGTCGAGCTGCCGGCCGTCGACGCGGCGTTCACCGCCACTCACCTCGGCACGATGGCGAGGATCGATGACAGCTGGCACGCGGTGAACCAGGCCATCCTGGCGAATGGCTCGACGGCCGTGGGGGCATGCCGCGAGGTCTATCTGCAGTCGGAATCCGAAGACCAGGCCGACTGGGTCACCGAGCTGCAGCAGCCGGTGGCGAGTTCCTGA
- a CDS encoding SCO4848 family membrane protein, producing MIALAVVLFLNAAFNVLVWPRFYKRVSTDPRARDADGKATAFLKVHAVLIAVALVLALVSVIVGVAALAGAL from the coding sequence GTGATCGCTCTCGCCGTCGTGCTCTTCCTCAACGCCGCCTTCAACGTGCTCGTGTGGCCGCGCTTCTACAAGCGCGTCTCGACGGACCCTCGGGCTCGGGATGCCGACGGCAAGGCCACCGCATTCCTCAAGGTCCACGCCGTGTTGATCGCGGTCGCCCTGGTGCTCGCCCTCGTCTCGGTGATCGTCGGCGTCGCCGCGCTCGCCGGAGCGCTCTGA
- a CDS encoding RNA polymerase sigma factor, whose protein sequence is MGLMIDGAPDGAALDPAPDDGAARWRRAADFFDAWRDGDSRAMDDLVRLMTPVLWHVVRAYGLERTLAEDVIQTTWLQLVRGHRSISDPRAVSAWLTTTARREAWRAGKAHGRIDTTEADALDALLPAQQSAEDHAATGDENRRLWSAVQRLAERCQRLLRVIAFEERPDYARLAADLAMPVGSIGPTRQRCLAKLRDLLDAPSPRTEGH, encoded by the coding sequence ATGGGACTCATGATCGACGGCGCACCCGATGGCGCCGCCCTCGATCCTGCACCGGACGACGGCGCGGCACGCTGGAGGCGTGCCGCCGACTTCTTCGACGCATGGCGGGACGGCGACAGCCGCGCGATGGACGACCTCGTGCGGTTGATGACGCCTGTCCTCTGGCATGTCGTGCGCGCGTACGGACTCGAACGCACCCTGGCCGAGGATGTCATCCAGACGACCTGGCTGCAGTTGGTCCGAGGGCACCGCTCGATCTCCGATCCGCGTGCGGTGTCGGCCTGGCTCACCACCACCGCTCGCCGCGAGGCATGGCGCGCCGGCAAGGCCCACGGTCGCATCGACACCACCGAAGCGGATGCTCTCGATGCTCTGCTGCCCGCACAGCAGTCCGCCGAGGACCACGCCGCGACCGGCGATGAGAACAGGCGGCTCTGGTCCGCCGTGCAGCGCCTCGCCGAGCGATGCCAGCGACTGCTGCGAGTCATCGCCTTCGAGGAGCGCCCGGACTACGCGCGACTGGCAGCCGACCTGGCGATGCCGGTGGGCAGCATCGGACCGACGCGACAGCGCTGCCTCGCGAAGCTGCGGGACCTGCTCGACGCGCCCTCACCACGGACGGAGGGCCACTGA
- a CDS encoding S8 family peptidase — translation MEQPQGWSWQDRAEGSIRRGTALDPSIEQVDGVRAFPTAYLQERLLITQDQENDQEAYDREIRELREAAGSFGWNLEIESPDAARSAAPLLPGVPGFLRARLTTPDEPTRGESPVPPDAWRVLQRARRSSGTPMPRTSLEHVLSIDPVGLNPFSRTNPFSRTNPFSRTNPVRGAGGGAGGSDDYLEPGRGARQPVTWVGPAPRRTAAPKRGRRPVVAVLDTGCGVHDWLPDDIVTRHIELDGVPVGLTDDADPERYPDLYGQLDGEIDAVAGHGTFISGIIRQTAPEADILSIRMAGALGVIDESTFLTTVAQVVELLRRHREDPSTGHPIDVLNLSLGYYHETPVDGQFSMTLHALLTAARELGCVVVCSAGNDAIDRPSFPASLWPWPGADNGIPRDDDAPHVSVGALNPSARSVALFSNVGPWVQVYAPGAAVVSTSPAFIGGEQASTRADVDGLRRETIDPDDYRGGFAIWSGTSFAAPYVAGRIAAQLGTVPARGVASDAAARAVAAVLKNLPSPVERR, via the coding sequence ATGGAACAGCCCCAGGGGTGGAGTTGGCAGGACCGCGCAGAGGGGTCGATCAGGCGGGGAACCGCACTCGACCCGTCGATCGAGCAGGTCGACGGAGTGCGGGCGTTCCCGACCGCGTACCTGCAGGAGCGGCTGCTGATCACACAGGATCAAGAGAACGACCAGGAGGCCTACGATCGAGAGATCCGGGAGCTGCGCGAGGCGGCCGGCTCCTTCGGATGGAACCTCGAGATCGAGAGTCCGGATGCTGCGCGCTCCGCCGCTCCGCTGCTCCCCGGCGTCCCCGGCTTCCTGCGGGCACGACTCACGACGCCCGACGAGCCCACCCGCGGTGAGTCCCCCGTGCCCCCGGATGCCTGGCGCGTACTGCAGCGCGCCCGCCGCAGCTCGGGCACCCCCATGCCGCGCACCAGCCTTGAGCACGTGCTGTCGATCGACCCGGTGGGCCTCAACCCGTTCAGCCGCACGAACCCCTTCAGTCGCACGAACCCCTTCAGCCGAACCAATCCGGTCCGCGGTGCGGGAGGAGGAGCAGGCGGCAGCGACGACTACCTCGAACCCGGGCGCGGAGCTCGGCAGCCGGTGACCTGGGTCGGCCCGGCACCGCGGCGCACCGCCGCTCCGAAGCGCGGCCGTCGCCCGGTGGTCGCGGTGCTCGACACGGGCTGCGGGGTGCACGACTGGCTGCCGGATGACATCGTCACCCGGCACATCGAACTCGACGGGGTGCCCGTCGGCCTCACCGATGACGCCGATCCCGAGCGGTACCCCGATCTGTACGGTCAGCTCGACGGCGAGATCGACGCGGTCGCGGGGCACGGCACGTTCATCTCAGGCATCATCCGGCAGACGGCGCCCGAGGCTGACATCCTGTCGATCCGGATGGCTGGGGCGCTCGGGGTGATCGATGAGAGCACGTTCCTCACCACGGTCGCCCAGGTCGTCGAGCTGCTGCGCCGACACCGCGAAGACCCCTCGACCGGGCATCCGATCGACGTGCTCAACCTGTCGCTCGGGTACTACCACGAGACGCCGGTCGACGGTCAGTTCAGCATGACGCTCCACGCGCTGCTCACGGCGGCACGCGAGCTCGGATGCGTGGTGGTCTGCTCCGCCGGAAACGACGCCATCGACCGACCGTCGTTCCCGGCATCCCTCTGGCCCTGGCCCGGGGCGGACAACGGCATCCCGCGCGATGACGACGCACCGCATGTCTCGGTCGGAGCGCTCAACCCGTCGGCCCGCTCCGTCGCACTGTTCTCGAACGTCGGACCGTGGGTGCAGGTCTACGCGCCCGGTGCGGCCGTCGTCAGCACCTCTCCTGCGTTCATCGGCGGAGAGCAGGCGTCGACGAGAGCGGATGTCGACGGACTGCGCCGCGAGACGATCGACCCCGACGACTACCGGGGCGGCTTCGCGATCTGGAGCGGCACGTCGTTCGCAGCTCCGTACGTCGCCGGCCGGATCGCCGCGCAGCTGGGCACGGTTCCGGCACGGGGTGTCGCATCGGATGCTGCAGCCAGGGCCGTAGCGGCCGTGCTCAAGAACCTGCCCTCGCCGGTGGAGAGGCGGTAG